Below is a window of Nocardioides sp. S-1144 DNA.
CCACCGAGGATGGCTGAACGGCTCGGCCCGGCCGGTTCGGCGCCGTGCGCTGGCCGGGCTCAGAGACCGGTGAGCCAGGGGCCGACGACGAAGGTCGTCGGCACCGCCAGCACGGCTCCGGCCAGGAGCACGAGCACGACGGCCTGCACGCGGTGGGCGCCGGTGTCGGCGAGCAGGCGCACCCGGACCACGAGGTCCGCGCCGGCGGCGCCGCTGCCGAGCGTGACCCCGCTGCCGGGACCCGCGGCACGGGCGCCGGCGAGCTCCACGAGGGCGCGGCCGAGGGCGCGGCGGGCCCCTCCCCCGGCCGAGCGGACGGCGGCCCGGTCGGCCAGCACCTCGACCAGCAGCCGGACCTCGGCGAGCGCCGCGGCGCTGGAGACCCAGCGGGGGAAGGCGCGGTGCAGCACGCTGAACGCCTCGAGCACGAGGTCGTGCCGGGCGCGCAGGTGCGCCCGCTCGTGGGCCAGGACGGCGTCGACCTCGGCGGCGTCGAGCCGCCCGAGGGCACCGGCGGAGACCACGACGCGGGCCCTCTGCATCCCCGGCAGGCAGTAGGCGACCGGCAGGTCGTGGTCGAGCACGACCACCCCCGCCCGGGTCGAGCCCCGCTGCGAGAACCGGTGGGCGACCAGGTCGACCTGGTCGCGGTGCCGCCGCCGCAGCGCCCGGAGCCGGGTGCCGACGAGGTGCCCGCTGAGCAGCAGGCGCCCGAGCACCAGCCCGGTCACGAGCAGCGCGACGCCGGCCACGACGTAGGACGCCGCGCCGGGCTCGTCGCGCCAGGCCGTGCCGGTGGCCAGCGAGGCGCCGGCACCGAGGGCGGCGAGGACGGCGGCCAGGGCGACCCCCTGCCACAGCAGCATCGCCGCCCGCGGCGTGCGGCGGGTGCGGGTCACCCGGGCCAGCAACCGCGGCGCAGGGCCGGCGAGCAGCCCGGCCAGCAGTCCCAGCAGCAGGGGCGTCACGGCAGCAGCGTCACTCGTCGAGGGCGGCCAGGGCCCGACGCAGCGCGGCGACGTCCTCGGCGCTGGCGTCCTCGACGAAGGCGACCAGGGCGGTGCTGCGGTCGTGCTCGGCGAAGTCGACCAGGGTGTCGCGCATCAGCCCGGCGGTGAGCGACGCGCGGCTCTCGCGGGCGCGGTAGCGGTAGGCGCGGCCGTCGCGCTCCTGGGTGACGAGCTCCTTGCGGGCCAGCCGGTCCATCACCGTCATCACGGTCGTGTAGGCGATGTCGCGGTCGGCGGCCAGCGCGCCGTGCACCTCGCGGACCGTCAGCGCCTCGTCACCCGTCGCCGCCCACAGGCGCTCCATGACGGCGCGCTCGAGGTCGCCGAGCTGGGAGCGGGAGGAGGAGGTGGGCACGTCCCTGATTGT
It encodes the following:
- a CDS encoding M56 family metallopeptidase, whose amino-acid sequence is MTPLLLGLLAGLLAGPAPRLLARVTRTRRTPRAAMLLWQGVALAAVLAALGAGASLATGTAWRDEPGAASYVVAGVALLVTGLVLGRLLLSGHLVGTRLRALRRRHRDQVDLVAHRFSQRGSTRAGVVVLDHDLPVAYCLPGMQRARVVVSAGALGRLDAAEVDAVLAHERAHLRARHDLVLEAFSVLHRAFPRWVSSAAALAEVRLLVEVLADRAAVRSAGGGARRALGRALVELAGARAAGPGSGVTLGSGAAGADLVVRVRLLADTGAHRVQAVVLVLLAGAVLAVPTTFVVGPWLTGL
- a CDS encoding BlaI/MecI/CopY family transcriptional regulator, producing the protein MPTSSSRSQLGDLERAVMERLWAATGDEALTVREVHGALAADRDIAYTTVMTVMDRLARKELVTQERDGRAYRYRARESRASLTAGLMRDTLVDFAEHDRSTALVAFVEDASAEDVAALRRALAALDE